CTGCACTGGCGGAGCGCATGGTGGCGTGGGAAGGCAGAGGAGCTAgcgggggggagggggggaggTGGCGGCCCGCCCGGATGGGAAGGGGGAAACAAACGATGTCCATGGACTCGCAACGGGGCgcgagggggaggggagcggggAAGACGAGGGGAGGAGGGACGGGGGAGCGGAGAAGCCAACATGACGTGGAGGTCTACTTGCGGCAGTACGTGTGGTGGCGGCAGACACGCCCCACACAGTGCCGATGC
The nucleotide sequence above comes from Phragmites australis chromosome 4, lpPhrAust1.1, whole genome shotgun sequence. Encoded proteins:
- the LOC133914916 gene encoding uncharacterized protein LOC133914916 — translated: MDTSATAGPSSSGAEAPAQPSPPPMAPQVAVQGAGIGTVWGVSAATTRTAASRPPRHVGFSAPPSLLPSSSPLPSPSRPVASPWTSFVSPFPSGRAATSPPPPR